From Streptomyces chrestomyceticus JCM 4735, one genomic window encodes:
- a CDS encoding peptidase C39 family protein yields MSRPTPRRTVLAAALAVAAGAATPLAHAASPSEPSAAPKAKRLVDYRAWHTAADWNQGVANGTRVTDGRRPGVLIDRPAGTADYRDPHTGTTAAWEYAVWTSPSRTLKVPSTEAVVSWNAQTPAGTWIAVELRGTYGDGVRTPWYVMGRWAAGDGDIRRTSVDGQKDGRSSISTDTFAIDNPASGVRLASYELRVTLYRKPGTTVTPTVWRLGLMGSDIPDRFDVPATEPGVATGCELVVPRYSQEIHKGQYPEYDNGGEAWCSPTSSQMIIEYWGRRPTAADLAWVNPAYADPQVCHAARYTYDYQYQGCGNWPFNTAYAATYRDMEAAVTRLRTLSDAETLIHAGIPVITSQSFLAAELTGAGYGTAGHLMTVIGFTRTGDVVANDPNSPTNAAVRRVYKRREFENIWLRTKRKNAEGKVVSGTGGICYVYFPTEATAAQRHALATVGIT; encoded by the coding sequence ATGAGCAGACCCACACCCCGGCGTACCGTTCTGGCCGCCGCCCTCGCCGTCGCCGCCGGCGCGGCCACCCCGCTGGCGCACGCCGCCTCCCCTTCCGAACCGTCCGCCGCACCGAAGGCGAAGCGTCTCGTGGACTACCGAGCCTGGCACACCGCAGCCGACTGGAACCAAGGTGTCGCGAACGGCACCCGGGTGACCGACGGGCGCCGCCCCGGCGTGCTGATCGACCGTCCGGCCGGCACCGCCGACTACCGTGATCCGCACACCGGTACGACCGCGGCCTGGGAGTACGCCGTCTGGACGTCCCCGTCCCGCACGCTCAAGGTCCCGTCCACCGAAGCCGTCGTCTCCTGGAACGCCCAGACGCCCGCCGGCACCTGGATCGCCGTCGAACTGCGCGGCACGTACGGCGACGGCGTACGGACCCCGTGGTACGTCATGGGCCGCTGGGCCGCCGGGGACGGCGACATCCGCCGTACCTCCGTCGACGGCCAGAAGGACGGCCGGAGCAGCATCTCCACCGACACCTTCGCCATCGACAACCCGGCGAGCGGGGTACGGCTGGCCTCGTACGAACTGCGCGTCACGCTCTACCGGAAGCCCGGCACCACCGTGACCCCCACGGTGTGGCGCCTGGGCCTGATGGGCTCCGACATCCCCGACCGCTTCGACGTGCCGGCCACCGAACCGGGCGTCGCGACCGGCTGCGAGCTGGTCGTGCCGCGGTACTCGCAGGAGATCCACAAGGGGCAGTACCCGGAGTACGACAACGGGGGCGAGGCATGGTGCAGCCCCACCTCCTCCCAGATGATCATCGAGTACTGGGGCCGCAGGCCCACCGCGGCGGACCTCGCCTGGGTCAACCCCGCCTACGCCGACCCCCAGGTCTGCCACGCCGCCCGCTACACCTACGACTACCAGTACCAGGGCTGCGGCAACTGGCCGTTCAACACCGCCTACGCGGCCACCTACCGGGACATGGAGGCCGCCGTCACCCGGCTGCGGACCCTCTCCGACGCCGAGACCCTGATCCACGCGGGCATCCCCGTGATCACCTCACAGTCCTTCCTGGCCGCCGAACTGACCGGCGCCGGCTACGGCACGGCCGGCCACCTGATGACCGTCATCGGCTTCACCCGCACCGGCGACGTCGTCGCCAACGACCCCAACTCACCGACCAACGCCGCGGTCCGCCGCGTCTACAAACGCCGCGAGTTCGAGAACATCTGGCTCCGCACCAAACGTAAGAACGCCGAGGGCAAGGTCGTCAGCGGCACCGGCGGCATCTGCTACGTCTACTTCCCCACCGAGGCCACCGCCGCCCAACGCCACGCCCTCGCCACCGTCGGCATCACCTGA